The following are encoded together in the Myxocyprinus asiaticus isolate MX2 ecotype Aquarium Trade chromosome 7, UBuf_Myxa_2, whole genome shotgun sequence genome:
- the ildr1a gene encoding immunoglobulin-like domain-containing receptor 1a has translation MKPLIAWTLILSFLTSGVVSIQVTLSELEKRTTLFASVTLRCDYSTSAQQQNVIVTWKYKSFCKDPVLEYYSTAYQSSLQLGRDPANDCVDSQRTVRTVAQKLGSNEAILGAEYRERKISIQNKADLIINEVMWWDNGMYFCSVEAPGDTIGDSDQEMKLIVYHWLTVLLIVMGAFLLILLFCICCCQCCPQKCCCYVRCPCCPQTCCCPEKAVMQHRMMKEAQKAMTPWLNGQPLYAPMSNHSSSYQMNPMLYAGSASGKGAMTPVPLPPPQMAHMPINMQPPSVHGNGSIHGTNQMLDYLESQVRGMDIMSPMLQPQSQQAIPMQHLPPPPQHTLQHVPFSAGPPSMLSGLDDGPALRRVPREVRSQTHSSRSSAYGAPRRDDRRYPRPGIPRSYSQEDVLDSRSRTGAGAYRPRSRSREDLLGDNRRGPSTRDNYSPLPRRGSWSSANDEDSRRGGVRGGRGGGWSDHPPSYSEYEPGKKPVRRPERFSDKSSRSGTSIVI, from the exons ATGAAGCCGCTGATCGCGTGGACGCTCATTCTGAGTTTCCTCACATCAG gTGTTGTGTCTATCCAGGTCACACTGTCTGAATTGGAGAAACGCACGACTCTGTTTGCATCGGTCACATTACGCTGCGATTATTCGACATCAGCTCAACAGCAGAATGTCATCGTCACCTGGAAATACAAATCCTTCTGCAAAGATCCGGTTCTGGAATATTACTCCACAG CGTATCAGTCTTCACTTCAGTTGGGTCGAGATCCTGCGAATGACTGTGTGGATTCGCAGCGCACTGTCCGAACCGTCGCTCAGAAACTGGGATCCAACGAGGCCATTCTGGGTGCCGAGTACAGAGAACGTAAAATCTCCATCCAGAACA AGGCGGATCTAATCATCAATGAGGTCATGTGGTGGGATAATGGAATGTATTTCTGCTCTGTTGAGGCACCTGGAGACACAATTGGAGATTCAGATCAAGAGATGAAACTGATCGTGTACC aTTGGCTGACGGTGCTGTTGATTGTCATGGGCGCattcctcctcatcctcctcttctGTATCTGCTGCTGTCAGTGCTGCCCGCAGAAATGCTGCTGTTACGTGCGCTGCCCATGCTGCCCGCAGACCTGCTGCTGCCCTGAGAAGG CGGTGATGCAGCACAGGATGATGAAGGAGGCTCAGAAGGCCATGACCCCGTGGCTCAACGGACAGCCACTTTACGCACCCATGAGTAACCACAGCTCTTCTTACCAGATGAACCCGATGCTGTATGCAG GCTCAGCATCAGGTAAGGGTGCCATGACACCCGTTCCGCTGCCCCCCCCACAGATGGCACATATGCCCATCAACATGCAGCCCCCTAGTGTCCATGGCAACGGCAGCATTCATGGGACCAATCAGATGCTAGATTACCTGGAGAGTCAGGTGCGCGGCATGGACATCATGAGTCCGATGTTGCAGCCGCAGTCACAGCAGGCGATCCCAATGCAGCACCTGCCACCCCCCCCGCAACACACGCTGCAGCATGTGCCGTTCTCTGCCGGGCCTCCCAGCATGCTCTCAGGCCTGGACGATGGCCCCGCCTTGCGCAGAGTCCCACGTGAAGTACGCTCACAGACCCACTCCAGCCGCTCGTCCGCTTATGGCGCTCCTCGACGCGACGACCGCCGCTATCCACGCCCGGGAATTCCACGCAGCTACAGTCAAGAGGACGTTCTGGACAGCCGCAGCCGGACCGGAGCGGGAGCATATCGGCCACGCTCGCGATCCAGAGAAGATCTGTTGGGTGACAACCGCAGAGGGCCGTCTACGCGAGACAATTACTCGCCATTACCTCGCCGTGGTTCCTGGAGCTCGGCCAATGACGAGGACAGTCGGCGAGGAGGTGTGCGAGGAGGGCGGGGCGGCGGGTGGTCCGATCACCCTCCGAGTTACAGCGAGTACGAGCCCGGAAAGAAGCCAGTCAGACGGCCTGAACGCTTCTCC GATAAAAGTTCCCGCAGTGGCACCAGTATAGTGATCTGA